The following proteins come from a genomic window of Caloenas nicobarica isolate bCalNic1 chromosome 24, bCalNic1.hap1, whole genome shotgun sequence:
- the WNT9B gene encoding protein Wnt-9b: MECQYQFRSERWNCSLEGRTSLLKRGFKETAFLYAVSSAALTHSLARACSAGRMERCTCDDSPDLENRKAWQWGVCGDNLKYSTKFLKKFLGQKRIGKDLRAKVDIHNTNVGIKAVKNGLKTTCKCHGVSGSCAVRTCWKQLSPFHEIGRLLKLRYDDAVKVFSTTNDAVGHSELAGPQRHSHSPKHPASPRSTDLVYVEDSPSFCRPSKYSLGTAGRTCSREGNCDSMCCGRGYNTQSRLVTFSCHCQVQWCCYVECQKCMQEEVVYSCKQ, from the exons GTTTTAAGGAAACCGCCTTCCTCTACGCCGTGTCCTCCGCAGCTCTCACGCACTCCCTGGCTCGCGCGTGCAGCGCTGGGCGCATGGAGCGTTGCACCTGCGACGACTCCCCGGACCTGGAGAACCGCAAGGCCTGGCAGTGGGGTGTTTGTGGAGACAACCTCAAATACAGCACCAAGTTCCTGAAGAAATTCCTGGGTCAGAAGAGGATTGGCAAAGACCTGCGGGCCAAGGTGGACATCCACAACACCAATGTTGGCATCAAG gCTGTGAAAAACGGTCTCAAAACCACATGCAAGTGCCACGGTGTCTCTGGCTCATGTGCTGTCCGGACATGCTGGAAGCAGCTTTCGCCTTTCCACGAGATTGGACGACTGCTGAAGCTCCGCTACGATGATGCCGTCAAGGTCTTCAGCACCACCAATGATGCCGTGGGACACTCGGAGCTGGCTGGCCCGCAGAGACACAGCCACTCCCCCAAGCACCCCGCTTCGCCCCGCTCTACGGACCTGGTGTATGTGGAAGACTCCCCCAGTTTCTGTCGTCCCAGTAAATACTCCTTGGGAACTGCTGGGAGGACCTGCTCACGGGAAGGCAACTGTGACAGCATGTGCTGTGGACGAGGCTACAACACCCAGAGCCGGCTGGTTACCTTCTCTTGCCACTGCCAAGTGCAGTGGTGTTGCTATGTTGAGTGCCAAAAGTGCATGCAGGAGGAGGTGGTCTACAGCTGCAAGCAGTAA